From the genome of Streptomyces sp. V1I1, one region includes:
- a CDS encoding DUF2771 domain-containing protein, translated as MTVAFFSGKRRRAAAALGAVSAGLLVLSACDKPTPLATVTVGTESVHTEAACYNDGKPIKESLLQRCLTQKPAKTVKVAFDDKVRMGVDPEIADNGWTLLFGGQPVEQEPYKNSYRTIPGNAFFSSQTGEPTSKTAVSIMETKGKKVIGIWHFQFEKAS; from the coding sequence ATGACCGTTGCGTTCTTCTCGGGCAAGCGCCGCCGGGCCGCTGCCGCTCTCGGTGCCGTCTCCGCCGGGCTCCTCGTCCTTTCCGCATGCGACAAGCCGACCCCGCTCGCGACCGTGACTGTCGGGACGGAATCGGTCCACACCGAGGCGGCCTGCTACAACGACGGCAAGCCGATCAAGGAATCGCTGCTCCAGCGCTGCCTGACCCAGAAGCCCGCCAAGACCGTCAAGGTCGCCTTCGACGACAAGGTCCGCATGGGCGTCGACCCGGAGATCGCGGACAACGGCTGGACCCTGCTCTTCGGTGGCCAGCCCGTCGAGCAGGAGCCGTACAAGAACTCGTACCGGACCATCCCCGGCAACGCCTTCTTCTCCTCGCAGACCGGCGAGCCCACCAGCAAGACCGCGGTCAGCATCATGGAGACCAAGGGCAAGAAGGTCATCGGTATCTGGCACTTCCAGTTCGAGAAGGCCTCCTGA
- a CDS encoding futalosine hydrolase, whose protein sequence is MRVLVVTAVAAEADSVAAGLTGPVRDARQLPGGYPLSRHAGIDVLIAGVGPAAAAAGTATALATGAYDLVVSAGIGGGFPAHAAVGALVVADAIVAADLGAETPDGYLPVDELGFGRSAHVPPAELAARIAKTLDAVHAPVLTVSTVTGTAARAVELTRRHPRAAAEAMEGFGVAEAAAAHAVPVVEIRAISNPVGPRDRAAWRIGQALESLRYAFQQLAPVLDEEPTHE, encoded by the coding sequence GTGCGCGTACTGGTGGTGACCGCAGTGGCGGCGGAGGCCGACTCCGTCGCCGCGGGGCTCACCGGTCCCGTACGTGATGCCCGGCAGCTGCCCGGCGGGTACCCGCTCTCCCGCCACGCCGGCATCGATGTGCTCATCGCCGGCGTAGGACCCGCGGCCGCCGCCGCGGGCACCGCGACCGCCCTCGCCACCGGTGCGTACGACCTCGTCGTCTCCGCCGGGATCGGCGGCGGCTTCCCGGCCCACGCCGCCGTCGGCGCCCTCGTCGTCGCCGACGCGATCGTCGCCGCCGACCTCGGCGCCGAGACGCCCGACGGCTATCTCCCCGTCGACGAACTCGGCTTCGGCCGCTCCGCGCACGTGCCGCCCGCCGAGCTCGCCGCCCGCATCGCCAAGACCCTCGACGCCGTGCACGCGCCCGTCCTCACCGTCTCCACCGTCACCGGCACCGCCGCCCGCGCGGTCGAGCTGACCCGCCGTCATCCCCGCGCCGCCGCCGAGGCGATGGAAGGCTTCGGGGTCGCGGAGGCCGCCGCCGCGCACGCCGTGCCGGTCGTCGAGATCCGCGCGATCTCCAACCCCGTCGGCCCGCGCGACCGTGCCGCCTGGCGTATCGGGCAGGCGCTGGAGTCGCTGCGGTACGCCTTCCAGCAGCTCGCCCCCGTCCTCGATGAGGAGCCGACCCATGAGTGA
- a CDS encoding cold-shock protein, giving the protein MPTGKVKWFNSEKGFGFLSRDDGGDVFVHSSVLPEGVESLKPGQRVEFGVVAGQRGDQALSVTVLDPTPSVAAAQRRKPDELASIVQDLTTLLENITPMLERGRYPDKVQGKKIAGLLRAVADQLDV; this is encoded by the coding sequence GTGCCTACCGGCAAGGTCAAATGGTTCAACAGCGAGAAGGGCTTCGGCTTTCTCTCCCGCGACGACGGCGGCGACGTCTTCGTTCACTCGTCGGTGCTCCCCGAAGGGGTCGAGTCGCTAAAGCCCGGCCAGCGCGTCGAGTTCGGCGTGGTAGCGGGCCAGCGCGGTGACCAGGCGCTTTCGGTGACAGTTCTCGACCCGACGCCCTCGGTGGCGGCGGCCCAGCGGCGCAAGCCGGACGAGCTGGCTTCCATCGTGCAGGACCTGACGACCCTGCTGGAGAACATCACGCCGATGCTGGAGCGCGGCCGGTACCCCGACAAGGTGCAGGGCAAGAAGATCGCGGGCCTGCTGCGGGCGGTGGCGGACCAGCTGGACGTCTAG
- a CDS encoding 1,4-dihydroxy-6-naphthoate synthase: MSDALQIAYSPCPNDTFVFDAWAHGRVPGAPAIDVTFADIDITNGMAERGEFDVLKVSYAVLPWVLDEYTLLPCGGALGRGCGPLVLTKEPGRDLAGQTIAVPSERSTAYLLFRLWAADVVPGGVGEVVVMPFHEIMPAVRDGKVDAGLVIHEARFTYQNYGLHCLADMGEHWESTTGLPIPLGAIIAKRSLGAETLKLLAESARTSVRMAWDDPEASRPYVLEHAQEMDPAVADQHIGLYVNEFTADLGDDGLAAVRGLLTRAAAEGLVPPLGRDALSFG, encoded by the coding sequence ATGAGTGACGCTTTGCAGATCGCGTACTCGCCCTGCCCGAACGACACCTTCGTCTTCGACGCGTGGGCGCACGGCCGGGTGCCCGGCGCGCCCGCCATCGATGTGACGTTCGCGGACATCGACATCACCAACGGCATGGCGGAACGCGGCGAGTTCGATGTGCTGAAGGTGTCGTACGCCGTACTGCCCTGGGTCCTCGACGAGTACACGCTGCTGCCCTGCGGCGGGGCGCTCGGCCGCGGCTGCGGTCCGCTCGTACTGACCAAGGAGCCGGGGAGGGACTTGGCTGGGCAGACCATCGCTGTGCCGAGCGAGCGCTCGACGGCGTATCTGCTGTTCCGGCTCTGGGCCGCGGACGTCGTCCCGGGTGGTGTCGGCGAGGTCGTCGTGATGCCGTTCCACGAGATCATGCCGGCCGTGCGGGACGGCAAGGTCGACGCCGGACTCGTCATCCACGAGGCGCGGTTCACCTATCAGAACTACGGGCTGCACTGCCTCGCCGACATGGGCGAGCACTGGGAGTCGACGACCGGCCTCCCGATCCCGCTCGGCGCGATCATCGCGAAGCGCTCGCTGGGCGCCGAGACGCTGAAGCTACTGGCCGAATCCGCTCGCACGTCCGTGCGCATGGCGTGGGACGACCCGGAGGCCTCCCGTCCGTACGTACTCGAGCACGCCCAGGAAATGGACCCTGCCGTGGCTGACCAGCACATCGGGCTCTACGTCAATGAGTTCACCGCGGACCTCGGCGATGACGGGCTTGCGGCGGTACGGGGACTGCTGACCCGCGCCGCGGCCGAGGGACTCGTACCGCCCCTCGGCCGCGATGCGCTCAGTTTCGGATAG